A genomic window from Deltaproteobacteria bacterium includes:
- a CDS encoding CoA-acylating methylmalonate-semialdehyde dehydrogenase, producing MTETSIKDRYFTYGDILEEHVSVSAVPKQLKYCVGGEWHVSKTDKYMDCYNPSTGEVIACAPQCTAEEVEAAVLAAKEAFPEWSDTPVSKRVQVLYKMKALVDEHLEELTYQLCQEEGKNWRESMGDVLKVNEVIEFACGAPHLMKGESLMNCSDGYDTVLYREPMGVFVGIAPWNFPAMIPHGWMAPLCIATGNTMVLKAASFVPQSSMRLMELWTEAGLPKGVLNVVTAGRNEAELLLRHPDVKGITFVGSTSVGRHIYATAAAEGKRVQALCEAKNHALVLRDCKLERTARGIVNAYCGCAGARCMACPVVVVEECIADELVVYLKKFAAELNLGPAYDPATGMGPIMNAGHLKFITDWIQKGIDEGAELIVDGRNPVVPGYENGFYLGPTIFDHVKPGMSVGDREIFGPVLCIKRVKGFEEGLALMNAGEFGNGSVIYTQNGYYARQFAKQSHAGMVGINVGIPVPLGIFGFTGHKHSFFGDLHVMGRDGITFFTESKCVTNTWFDEQSAECKVDTWDGTISSMPVDK from the coding sequence ATGACGGAAACATCGATAAAAGACCGCTACTTTACCTACGGGGATATACTGGAAGAGCATGTCAGCGTCAGTGCAGTCCCGAAGCAACTGAAATACTGCGTGGGCGGTGAATGGCATGTGTCCAAAACAGACAAATACATGGACTGCTACAACCCCTCCACCGGCGAGGTGATCGCTTGTGCGCCGCAATGTACGGCCGAGGAGGTCGAGGCCGCCGTTCTGGCCGCCAAGGAAGCGTTCCCCGAGTGGTCCGATACTCCGGTGAGCAAGAGGGTCCAGGTTCTGTACAAAATGAAAGCCCTGGTCGACGAGCACCTCGAAGAGCTGACCTACCAGTTGTGCCAGGAAGAAGGCAAGAACTGGAGAGAAAGTATGGGCGACGTGCTCAAGGTGAACGAGGTGATCGAGTTCGCCTGTGGAGCTCCTCACCTGATGAAGGGCGAGTCGCTCATGAACTGTTCCGATGGATACGACACGGTGCTGTACCGTGAGCCCATGGGAGTGTTTGTGGGAATCGCCCCCTGGAATTTTCCGGCCATGATCCCTCACGGATGGATGGCCCCTCTCTGCATTGCCACCGGCAACACCATGGTGCTCAAGGCCGCCAGCTTTGTACCCCAATCCTCCATGCGACTGATGGAACTCTGGACGGAGGCCGGTTTGCCCAAGGGTGTACTAAACGTGGTGACCGCCGGCCGCAATGAAGCTGAACTCCTCCTGCGCCACCCCGACGTCAAAGGCATCACGTTCGTGGGCTCCACGAGCGTTGGCAGGCACATCTACGCCACGGCAGCGGCCGAAGGGAAACGGGTTCAGGCCCTGTGCGAAGCCAAAAACCATGCGTTGGTGCTGAGAGACTGCAAACTGGAACGAACGGCCAGGGGAATCGTCAATGCCTACTGCGGCTGCGCCGGCGCCCGTTGTATGGCCTGCCCCGTGGTGGTCGTGGAAGAATGCATCGCCGATGAACTGGTGGTATATCTGAAGAAATTCGCGGCGGAATTGAATTTAGGCCCTGCTTACGATCCCGCCACCGGCATGGGACCCATTATGAACGCCGGCCATCTCAAGTTCATCACCGATTGGATTCAGAAGGGGATCGATGAAGGCGCCGAACTGATAGTGGATGGACGCAACCCGGTCGTTCCCGGCTATGAAAACGGCTTCTACCTGGGACCCACGATCTTCGATCACGTCAAACCCGGCATGTCCGTAGGCGATCGGGAGATCTTCGGGCCGGTGCTCTGCATCAAGCGCGTGAAGGGTTTCGAAGAAGGGCTGGCATTGATGAACGCCGGCGAGTTCGGCAACGGATCGGTAATCTACACTCAGAACGGTTATTATGCGCGTCAATTCGCCAAGCAGTCTCACGCCGGCATGGTGGGCATCAACGTGGGCATCCCCGTGCCGCTGGGCATTTTTGGTTTTACGGGACACAAGCATTCCTTCTTCGGCGATCTGCACGTCATGGGCAGGGACGGCATCACTTTCTTCACGGAATCGAAATGTGTAACCAACACCTGGTTTGACGAGCAATCGGCCGAATGCAAAGTGGATACCTGGGACGGAACCATTTCGTCCATGCCCGTCGACAAATAA
- a CDS encoding arginase family protein, which produces MMSEETRKKIVFFGCPLDCDEKEESVREKLEFEALPGESDDPYDPVMAMIRNEVPAELWSEKGSMQVPGWLRPHPPSGDRERVNVHEFVGFTDRNGCLEFASEIRRRVVDDILPHIPCMIAVDHSMTGGVIEALSEHYGSEHLSLVALDSHTDAIPVPVVSEAIQYDLDTNPGTLYDRDDPFLHNRPDSYNAGSFLLGLLDRGIVLPRQVFVLGVSDYPPKRAFRIKDPRVARFVGAYSDLKRRGVTIVTKNECLTSPSKLEHLLRRIDTSYVYISVDMDIGARNALEGVRFRDRQGLQEKQMYHLANALRKLLSAGIELAGLDITEINPRRAGRLFSSKKDATYRIAANLIRKVAFGMEAVPADRS; this is translated from the coding sequence ATGATGTCAGAGGAGACCAGAAAGAAGATCGTCTTTTTCGGCTGTCCCCTTGATTGCGACGAAAAAGAGGAATCCGTTCGCGAGAAGCTGGAATTCGAGGCCCTACCCGGTGAAAGCGACGATCCCTACGATCCCGTCATGGCGATGATCCGTAACGAGGTACCGGCGGAACTGTGGTCGGAAAAAGGTTCCATGCAAGTGCCGGGGTGGTTGCGCCCCCATCCGCCTTCGGGAGACAGGGAACGCGTCAATGTCCACGAGTTTGTCGGATTCACGGACCGAAACGGGTGCCTCGAGTTCGCATCGGAGATTCGGCGACGGGTCGTCGATGACATTCTTCCCCACATTCCCTGCATGATCGCCGTGGACCATTCCATGACAGGAGGAGTGATCGAGGCCCTTTCGGAGCATTACGGGTCGGAGCATCTGTCACTGGTCGCGCTCGACAGCCATACCGATGCAATCCCGGTTCCCGTCGTGTCGGAAGCCATTCAGTACGACCTGGACACCAACCCCGGCACGCTGTACGACCGGGACGATCCGTTTTTGCACAACCGGCCCGACTCGTATAACGCCGGCTCGTTTCTGCTCGGCCTCTTGGATCGGGGGATTGTGCTCCCTCGGCAGGTGTTTGTGCTCGGCGTGAGCGATTACCCGCCTAAAAGGGCGTTTCGCATCAAAGACCCCAGGGTGGCCCGATTCGTGGGGGCCTACAGCGACTTGAAACGCAGGGGAGTCACCATCGTTACCAAAAACGAGTGCCTCACGAGTCCCTCGAAACTGGAGCACCTGCTGCGACGGATAGATACCTCTTATGTGTATATTTCCGTGGACATGGACATCGGAGCCCGTAACGCTTTGGAGGGAGTGCGTTTCCGGGACCGGCAAGGACTCCAGGAAAAGCAGATGTATCACCTGGCAAACGCCCTGAGAAAGCTTCTCTCGGCCGGAATCGAATTGGCGGGCCTGGATATTACTGAAATCAATCCGCGGAGGGCCGGTCGGCTGTTCTCATCGAAAAAGGACGCCACGTATCGCATCGCGGCGAATCTCATCAGGAAAGTGGCCTTTGGTATGGAAGCCGTTCCGGCGGATCGCTCTTAG